A part of Pantoea vagans genomic DNA contains:
- the pheS gene encoding phenylalanine--tRNA ligase subunit alpha encodes MSQLAELVASATAAIDGATDIAALDAVRVEYLGKKGHLTLQMTTLRELPAEERPAAGAVINEAKQQVTDRLNARKDALEAAVLNARLAEETIDVSLPGRRIENGGLHPVTRTMDRIETFFGELGFGVVTGPEIEDDYHNFDALNIPAHHPARADHDTFWFDATRLLRTQTSGVQIRTMQAQQPPIRIIAPGRVYRNDYDQTHTPMFHQMEGLIVDKNISFTNLKGTLHDFLNNFFEEDLQIRFRPSYFPFTEPSAEVDVMGKNGKWLEVLGCGMVHPNVLRNVGIDPEVYSGFAFGMGMERLTMLRYGVTDLRAFFENDLRFLKQFK; translated from the coding sequence ATGTCCCAACTCGCAGAACTGGTGGCCAGCGCCACGGCGGCCATCGACGGGGCGACGGATATCGCCGCCCTTGACGCGGTGCGCGTCGAATACCTGGGTAAGAAAGGACATCTGACACTGCAGATGACGACGCTACGCGAGCTGCCAGCAGAAGAGCGTCCTGCAGCGGGTGCGGTAATCAACGAAGCGAAACAGCAGGTTACCGATCGACTGAATGCCCGTAAAGATGCACTGGAAGCCGCGGTGCTGAATGCCCGTCTGGCTGAAGAGACCATTGATGTCTCTCTGCCGGGTCGTCGTATCGAGAATGGCGGTCTGCATCCGGTCACCCGCACCATGGATCGCATTGAAACCTTCTTTGGCGAGTTAGGCTTTGGCGTGGTAACAGGGCCGGAAATTGAAGATGATTATCATAACTTCGATGCGCTGAATATTCCTGCGCACCACCCGGCGCGTGCCGATCACGATACCTTCTGGTTCGACGCCACGCGTCTGCTGCGTACGCAGACCTCTGGCGTGCAGATCCGTACCATGCAGGCTCAGCAGCCGCCTATCCGCATTATTGCGCCAGGCCGCGTCTACCGTAACGATTACGACCAGACGCACACGCCGATGTTCCATCAGATGGAAGGGCTGATCGTGGATAAAAACATCAGCTTCACCAACCTGAAAGGCACGCTGCACGATTTCCTGAACAACTTCTTCGAAGAAGATTTGCAGATTCGCTTCCGTCCTTCTTATTTCCCGTTCACTGAGCCATCGGCAGAAGTGGATGTTATGGGTAAAAACGGTAAGTGGCTGGAAGTGCTGGGTTGCGGCATGGTGCACCCTAACGTGCTGCGCAACGTCGGCATCGATCCGGAAGTTTATTCCGGTTTCGCCTTTGGTATGGGCATGGAGCGTCTGACCATGTTGCGCTATGGCGTGACCGATCTGCGTGCTTTCTTCGAAAATGATTTACGTTTCCTCAAACAATTTAAGTAA
- the pheM gene encoding pheST operon leader peptide PheM, whose translation MNAAIFRFFFYFSA comes from the coding sequence ATGAATGCTGCTATTTTCCGTTTCTTTTTTTACTTTAGCGCCTGA
- the rplT gene encoding 50S ribosomal protein L20 codes for MARVKRGVVARARHKKILKQAKGYYGARSRVYRVAFQAVIKAGQYAYRDRRQRKRQFRQLWIARINAAARQNGMSYSRFINGLKKAAIEIDRKILADIAVFDKVAFSALVEKAKSALA; via the coding sequence ATGGCTCGTGTAAAACGTGGTGTAGTTGCTCGCGCACGTCACAAAAAAATCTTAAAACAAGCTAAAGGCTATTACGGTGCACGTTCACGTGTTTACCGTGTTGCTTTCCAGGCTGTTATCAAAGCTGGTCAGTATGCTTACCGTGACCGTCGTCAGCGTAAGCGTCAGTTCCGTCAGCTGTGGATCGCGCGTATCAACGCAGCGGCGCGTCAGAACGGCATGTCTTACAGCCGTTTCATCAATGGTCTGAAAAAAGCAGCCATTGAGATTGACCGTAAGATCCTGGCCGACATCGCAGTATTCGACAAAGTGGCATTCTCTGCACTGGTCGAAAAAGCGAAATCAGCCCTGGCGTAA
- the rpmI gene encoding 50S ribosomal protein L35, which yields MPKIKTVRGAAKRFKKTASGGFKRKHANLRHILTKKSTKRKRHLRPKGMVSKGDLGLVIACLPYA from the coding sequence ATGCCAAAGATTAAAACTGTACGTGGCGCGGCTAAGCGCTTCAAGAAGACCGCTTCTGGCGGCTTCAAGCGTAAACACGCAAACCTGCGTCATATTCTGACTAAAAAATCTACTAAGCGTAAACGTCACCTGCGCCCTAAAGGCATGGTGTCAAAAGGCGATCTGGGTCTGGTTATTGCCTGCCTGCCGTACGCATAA
- the infC gene encoding translation initiation factor IF-3, giving the protein MKGGKRVLPTRPNKINSEIRATEVRLTGMDGEPIGIVTLREALEKAEEAGGDLVEISPNAEPPVCRIMDYGKFLYEKSKSSKEQKKKQKVIQVKEIKFRPGTDDGDYQVKLRNLIRFLEDGDKAKITLRFRGREMAHQQIGMEVLNRVRKDLCEDLDLAIVESFPLKIEGRQMIMVLAPKKKQ; this is encoded by the coding sequence ATTAAAGGCGGAAAACGAGTACTACCGACGCGTCCGAACAAAATTAACAGTGAAATCCGCGCAACTGAAGTGCGCTTAACGGGCATGGATGGCGAGCCGATTGGCATTGTCACATTACGCGAAGCTCTGGAAAAAGCCGAGGAAGCGGGCGGCGACTTAGTCGAAATCAGCCCGAATGCCGAACCGCCGGTCTGCCGTATTATGGATTACGGCAAGTTCCTCTATGAAAAAAGCAAATCTTCTAAGGAACAGAAGAAGAAGCAAAAAGTTATTCAGGTTAAGGAAATCAAATTCCGTCCTGGAACCGATGATGGCGACTATCAGGTCAAACTACGCAACCTGATTCGCTTTCTGGAAGATGGCGATAAAGCCAAAATCACGCTCCGCTTCCGCGGTCGTGAGATGGCGCACCAGCAGATCGGTATGGAAGTGCTTAACCGCGTCCGTAAAGACCTGTGTGAAGATCTGGATTTGGCCATTGTCGAATCCTTCCCTTTGAAGATCGAAGGCCGCCAGATGATCATGGTGCTCGCTCCTAAGAAGAAACAGTAG